The genome window GAGAGAGTGTAGTGGATACTCATGAAAACAGAGAGTGTCTAGTGGATACGCATGAAGACATAGATAGTGTAATGGATACGCATGAAAACAGAGAAAGACTTTCTGAAAACAATACAGGTAACAGCAAGACTACTTCAGACAATGAATCTTCAAAGCAAGTCACAGACACATCTATATTTGTTGATGAGGGCATAAAAGACCATGAAGAAGAACAGAGAATACATCGTGAAAATCAATTAAGTGATCGAGGACACAGTGAAGCGGAATCTTCAGGTAGTTTATGTCCAAAGGTAGTGAGACTTCCTCGTGAAAACCCAATAAACGATCGAAGTGAAGTAACAGCAGGTGGTGTATCTTTACAGGTAGCCACCGACACGTCGGAATTGACTGAACATATTGCAATTGACCAACAAATAGCAATTTATCGTCAAATTCCACCAATCGATCCTGACAACAACAACGATGATACGTCTTCTAATGCTACGTCTTCCAAGAAAGCTACAGATACATCAGGAACCGATGAGGGCGCGATAACTGAGGTTAAAGAAGAACAGATTGGATATGATGCATCTCCATCAACCTCATCAAACCTTCCTGAAAACAATCCACCTGGCACGCAGACATCAACATTCGTTGAAGGAAACAATGAAGTTGAAATAAAGAAAGAGATCTATTCAGAAGAGTCACCTTCGCAAGACTCACGTGTCGCTAATGACAATTACACAATCGGGGACTTGCTATCAAGGAAGTTCTTAGGGCATGCTTCTGACACATCGTCTGCTGAAAATACAGGACCTGATCTAAATGATAATAGTGTACGTATTCCTCAACCAGTGGTTCCCATAAAAGTTGAAAAGTTTGGGACTAGATGGTCTTTACGAATTAAACCAAAAGCAAAGACCACCTGGGATGTAATAAAGAAAAGTAGTAGTAAGGGCAAAGTTAAAAGAAAAGAGAAACAGTTACAAAATGACACGTCAGTGAACACGTTAGACAAGAATAATAAAAGTAAGTCAAGCGCAAGGGCCACCGGGAAAGTAGTAGACACATCTGCGACCAGTTGTCGTAATAGCAAGGATAAAGTttcaagaaaagagaaaaaacttCAAAAGGATGCTTCCGTAAAAAAGAAAAATCAACATAAGTCAACAGTAAAAGCCACCGGGGAAGTAGCGGCAGAGAAACCCGGCAGTAGTAGTCGAAGTAATAAGGACAAAGTTCAAAGAAAAGACAAAATGGTTCAAAAGGACAACACATGCACCAAGTTAAACAAAGGCAATCAAAATATGCCAAGAGCACAAACCAGTTTGGGGGTAGTGGAGAAACGTGGCAGCAAGGACAATGTTCCAAGAAAGGAGAAACAGGTCCCAAAGGACACATCAGCCACCAACTTAAACCAGAGCAATCAAAATAAGCCAAGCACAATGACTGCAAAAGAAGTAGCAGAGAAACCCGTGAATATAAGTCGAGGTAGTAAGGACAAAGATCTAAGAGGAAAGAAACAAGTTCCAAACACTTCAGAGAGGGACTTAAGCAAGAGCACCCCAAAGTTGACCGTCTCTTTGACTAAACTTGACAGACTATGGTCCATTAATCTCAAACCTGTAGAAAAAGACGATGGTGGTTGTCATggtgataaaaataataatgggAAAGGCGATGTACAACACA of Amphiura filiformis chromosome 14, Afil_fr2py, whole genome shotgun sequence contains these proteins:
- the LOC140169594 gene encoding uncharacterized protein, which codes for MDTHKNRESVVDTHEDRVSVVDTHEDRESVVDTHENRECLVDTHEDIDSVMDTHENRERLSENNTGNSKTTSDNESSKQVTDTSIFVDEGIKDHEEEQRIHRENQLSDRGHSEAESSGSLCPKVVRLPRENPINDRSEVTAGGVSLQVATDTSELTEHIAIDQQIAIYRQIPPIDPDNNNDDTSSNATSSKKATDTSGTDEGAITEVKEEQIGYDASPSTSSNLPENNPPGTQTSTFVEGNNEVEIKKEIYSEESPSQDSRVANDNYTIGDLLSRKFLGHASDTSSAENTGPDLNDNSVRIPQPVVPIKVEKFGTRWSLRIKPKAKTTWDVIKKSSSKGKVKRKEKQLQNDTSVNTLDKNNKSKSSARATGKVVDTSATSCRNSKDKVSRKEKKLQKDASVKKKNQHKSTVKATGEVAAEKPGSSSRSNKDKVQRKDKMVQKDNTCTKLNKGNQNMPRAQTSLGVVEKRGSKDNVPRKEKQVPKDTSATNLNQSNQNKPSTMTAKEVAEKPVNISRGSKDKDLRGKKQVPNTSERDLSKSTPKLTVSLTKLDRLWSINLKPVEKDDGGCHGDKNNNGKGDVQHTEHRETQENDAQDSRVSLGRFATRWSLRKRNDSGNGKKQASVEAIDDDDERDIADEEDHSSDESYKIDDDSESEENASSGDEMPKLVANNEKIVVKVKSENESEDEALSDYTNEVRSSSSSTTLKNPAENHDSIMHGTNGNQRDKTPALTPQQQSHKSFSQTKNNLKDEYYKKIARNLANEPEANKYRTNMRRLTKEELLELEKKRKTKKYLHNVPCFKTKRRKYSCSICGKHFAFDKYLKSHVKRHSLPKKYECKVCGKCFQYKSKLRDHMNRHKGKLPYRCRICGKGFPDTRNIKAHERYHTGEKPYKCEYCDKRFRLQGMLVGHRRYHTGERPYVCHCGEAFHSSGHLSRHKKGHTGENKNVPSKPAGPRPRVHPCEYCGKKFESPSSVAKHRRTHTKERPFACAICGKRFVHKSHRSRHEKTVHIGLRPFKCSRCGNGFPDSSNLKIHEEHVHAFDDASSDEAISSDEDGTSKAPKQQKTGSRKTIAPVKSSTQPVSKN